The DNA region TTCGGCTACAACATGCCGCTGGAGCTCAGCCTCACCGTGCTGCCGTTCCTGGCGGTCGCGGTCATCTTCTACTTCACCGTCGTCGTGCAGCAGCAGATGCTGGAGCTCAAGGACGACCCCGAGGTGGTCGTCGACGTCACGGCGTTCCAGTGGAACTGGAAGTTCGGTTACCAGAAGGTCGACTTCCACGACGGTCTGATCCAGGGCTACGACGGCTCGGACCCCGAGGCCAAAGCCGCGATGACCTCCAAGCCCGAAGAGGGCCCCGACGAGCACGGTGTGGAACGGCGCGGACCGATCCAGGGCCTCAACACCCAGGACCGGACCTACCTGAACTTCGACAAGATCGAGACGGTCGGTACCACCAGCGAGATCCCGATCCTGGTGCTGCCCAGCGGCAAGCGCATCGAGTTCCAGCTGAACTCCGCCGACGTCATCCACTCGTTCTGGGTGCCGGACTTCCTGTTCAAGCGCGACGTCATCGCCTGGCCCGAGCGCAACAACCAGGAGAACCGGTTCCAGGTCTCGGAGATCACCGAGGAAGGTGCCTTCGTCGGCCACTGCGCCGAGATGTGCGGCACCTACCACGCCATGATGAACTTCGAGGTCCGGGTGGTCTCGCCCAACGAGTTCAAGGCGTACCTGGAACAGCGCAAGGCCGGTAAGAGCAACGCCGAGGCCCTCGAGGCGATCAACCAGGCCCCGCAGGCCACGTCGACGCGACCGTTCGACAGCCGCCGCGGCCAGATCGCCGAAGCCGCCGACAAGTAGGGACACGTACATGCGCATCGAATCCAGGCTGTTCGAGTTCATCGCCACCTTCTTCATCGCGGTGGGCGTGCTGTATGCGGTGTTGACCGGGAAGTACTCCGAGGTCGGCGGCGTGGAATGGGCCGGCACCACGGCGTTGTTCCTGACCGGGATGATGGCCATGATCGTGGCCACCTTCTTCCGGTTCGTGGCCCGTCGTCTCGAC from Mycolicibacter sp. MU0083 includes:
- a CDS encoding cytochrome c oxidase subunit II — protein: MTRGGINVTRRGQGVALSRLRRPLVGASVLGLLAVTLSGCSFDWTDIVGFGWPKGITPQAHANYQLWIGMVIASVVIGGLVWGMIFWTMIFHRKKATDTELPRQFGYNMPLELSLTVLPFLAVAVIFYFTVVVQQQMLELKDDPEVVVDVTAFQWNWKFGYQKVDFHDGLIQGYDGSDPEAKAAMTSKPEEGPDEHGVERRGPIQGLNTQDRTYLNFDKIETVGTTSEIPILVLPSGKRIEFQLNSADVIHSFWVPDFLFKRDVIAWPERNNQENRFQVSEITEEGAFVGHCAEMCGTYHAMMNFEVRVVSPNEFKAYLEQRKAGKSNAEALEAINQAPQATSTRPFDSRRGQIAEAADK